Proteins encoded together in one Lutra lutra chromosome 4, mLutLut1.2, whole genome shotgun sequence window:
- the LOC125099055 gene encoding translation initiation factor IF-2-like, with translation MPAPSPRPPARRSAFCPPPLGRLPSPPGRTPAPRAWSDGNAPPALLSVRYVAEPSSLTCLSPSVPGKRATASGLLGAPEEGYLFGGSVCARGFKEGQRRVAPHSASQLRRPHAPPARCSPLRRPPPSPRGTLPGAQRGGGGGRGGGRRRRPGGRRWTREAAPGASTSRAAGREGEAEPRETGTPGVGAGAKPRGSGGERAGRGPRPGASRGTGRRRRR, from the exons ATGCCCGCCCCCTCCCCGAGACCCCCAGCCAGACGCTCGGCCTTTTGTCCCCCGCCCCTGGGCCGACTTCCTTCCCCCCCTGGccgcacccccgcccccag GGCCTGGTCGGACGGAAACGCTCCGCCGGCTTTATTGTCGGTTCGTTATGTGGCGGAGCCCAGCAGTTTAACGTGCCTCTCGCCCTCAGTGCCTGGGAAGCGGGCGACGGCGTCGGGACTCCTCGGCGCACCGGAGGAAGGATATCTGTTTGGAGGGTCGGTGTGTGCGCGCGGCTTTAAAGAGGGGCAGCGGAGGGTCGCCCCGCACTCCGCCTCTCAACTTCGAAGGCCCCACGCGCCCCCGGCTCGCTGCTCACCTCTCCGCCGCCCGCCCCCTTCTCCGCGCGGGACGCTGCCCGGAGCAcagcggggcgggggtggaggaCGAGGAGGCGGCCGGAGGCGGCGGCCCGGCGGGCGGCGGTGGACGCGTGAGGCAGCCCCGGGAGCGAGCACGAGCCGGGCGGCCGGGCGGGAGGGCGAGGCCGAGCCCCGCGAGACCGGAacgccgggggtgggggcgggggcgaaGCCGAGGGGGAGCGGCGGGGAGCGCGCGGGACGCGGCCCGAGGCCGGGCGCGAGCCGGGGcaccgggcggcggcggcggcgc